Proteins encoded in a region of the Bacillus sp. T3 genome:
- a CDS encoding TetR-like C-terminal domain-containing protein — protein sequence MSEAIIGNEKEAAITAIANRYVAFARNHPGTYEATIRTPDQGDGEYKYAAEEVVKLILNVIYEFGLEDDDAIHAVRGLRSLLHGFASIEQKGGFGMPIDLDGTLQFIVNTFLARTCEKYRLI from the coding sequence ATGTCTGAAGCGATAATAGGAAACGAAAAAGAGGCGGCTATTACAGCAATCGCAAATCGATATGTGGCTTTTGCACGGAATCATCCGGGAACCTATGAAGCTACAATCCGCACCCCTGATCAAGGTGATGGAGAGTATAAGTATGCAGCGGAAGAAGTTGTGAAGCTTATTCTAAATGTCATCTATGAATTTGGTTTGGAGGATGATGATGCGATTCACGCGGTCCGTGGTTTGCGAAGTTTACTGCATGGATTCGCTTCTATTGAACAAAAAGGTGGCTTTGGAATGCCGATTGATCTAGATGGAACACTTCAGTTTATCGTCAATACCTTTTTGGCCAGGACTTGTGAAAAATACAGGTTGATTTGA
- a CDS encoding VOC family protein, producing the protein MTLRLSPYLMMNGNANEAIQFYSKVLGAEVLFNQTFGEMPENPEFPLPEEAKNLVSHAMIKIGESDLMFSDNFPGQQSQSGNQVTICITVKDADKSKQIYEALLEGGEVKMPFQETFFSPGYGIVTDKFGITFQIFTEGEH; encoded by the coding sequence ATGACATTGCGATTGAGCCCGTATTTAATGATGAATGGAAATGCAAATGAGGCAATTCAATTTTATTCAAAGGTTTTAGGTGCGGAGGTCCTTTTCAATCAGACCTTTGGTGAAATGCCGGAAAATCCTGAGTTTCCTTTACCGGAGGAAGCAAAGAATTTAGTTTCACATGCGATGATTAAAATTGGCGAATCTGATTTAATGTTCTCAGATAATTTTCCAGGTCAACAAAGCCAAAGCGGCAACCAAGTAACGATTTGTATTACAGTAAAAGACGCTGACAAATCAAAGCAAATTTACGAAGCACTCCTTGAAGGCGGTGAGGTAAAAATGCCATTTCAGGAAACCTTCTTTAGCCCAGGCTACGGCATCGTCACAGACAAATTCGGCATCACCTTCCAAATCTTCACCGAAGGAGAACATTAA
- a CDS encoding MBL fold metallo-hydrolase encodes MRVIHEGTITQMTFLPLFFQVNCYFVEEEEGLTLIDAALPYSSKGIIETANKIGKPITRIVLTHAHGDHVGALDALKRILPNVQVYISKRDSRLLAGDCSLNETEPQLPIKGGVPKKIKTTPDVLLNDGDKIGSLVSIAVPGHTPGSMAFFDTRNGSMIAGDAIQIRGGINVSGQYSLMFPFPALATWNKHAAVESAKKIREFQPSLLAVGHGDMLRNPMMELEQAIIKAENNLMKR; translated from the coding sequence ATGAGAGTAATTCACGAAGGAACGATTACACAGATGACCTTCCTGCCACTTTTTTTCCAGGTTAATTGTTACTTTGTTGAGGAAGAAGAGGGATTGACATTAATTGATGCGGCACTTCCTTATAGTTCAAAGGGGATTATTGAAACAGCGAATAAAATCGGGAAGCCAATTACAAGAATCGTCCTTACCCATGCCCATGGGGATCACGTCGGGGCATTGGATGCTTTGAAAAGGATTTTGCCGAATGTTCAAGTATACATTTCAAAACGAGACTCACGCCTGTTAGCAGGTGACTGTTCATTAAATGAGACTGAACCGCAGTTGCCTATAAAAGGTGGTGTACCAAAGAAAATCAAAACAACACCTGATGTGCTCTTGAATGATGGAGATAAAATCGGTTCGCTTGTATCGATTGCTGTTCCTGGGCATACACCAGGGTCGATGGCTTTCTTTGATACAAGAAATGGCTCAATGATTGCCGGCGACGCCATACAAATCAGGGGTGGAATCAATGTCTCTGGCCAATACAGTCTTATGTTTCCATTTCCAGCCCTTGCAACATGGAATAAACATGCTGCAGTCGAGAGTGCTAAGAAGATCAGAGAATTTCAGCCTAGCTTGCTTGCTGTTGGTCATGGGGATATGCTGCGGAATCCAATGATGGAGCTCGAGCAGGCCATTATAAAAGCAGAAAATAATTTGATGAAGCGTTAA